The following coding sequences lie in one Pseudarthrobacter phenanthrenivorans Sphe3 genomic window:
- a CDS encoding DUF3000 domain-containing protein: MVNALDQVPPDFLHALGTLRKAQCRRELHLAEIPAPARLAPFAVALGAEVFAPGAGTAGTPLHGPAAMAMAAASGTEDDAGTELATGRFILLHDPEGSEVWDGEFRIVTYIRAELEPEMGNDEMLGTVAWTWLVEALENHKAPYRAAGGTATRVLSESFGTLAGRPGSIDIELRASWTPATPDVRSHLEAWSDMVCTFAGLPPLPDGVTPLPHRRRN, encoded by the coding sequence ATGGTGAACGCACTTGACCAGGTTCCCCCGGATTTTCTTCACGCCTTGGGAACCCTCAGGAAAGCCCAGTGCCGCCGGGAACTCCACCTGGCGGAGATCCCGGCGCCGGCCCGGCTTGCGCCTTTCGCCGTGGCCCTGGGCGCGGAAGTCTTTGCCCCCGGAGCCGGTACCGCCGGCACTCCCCTGCACGGCCCCGCCGCCATGGCCATGGCCGCCGCGTCCGGAACGGAAGACGACGCCGGGACGGAACTGGCCACTGGCCGCTTCATCCTGCTCCACGACCCCGAAGGATCCGAAGTCTGGGACGGTGAATTCCGGATCGTGACCTACATCCGTGCAGAGCTGGAACCCGAGATGGGCAACGACGAGATGCTCGGCACCGTTGCCTGGACCTGGCTGGTGGAGGCGCTGGAAAACCACAAGGCGCCATACCGCGCGGCAGGCGGAACCGCCACCCGGGTCCTCTCCGAGAGCTTCGGCACCCTGGCAGGGCGGCCCGGGTCCATCGACATCGAACTCCGTGCCTCCTGGACCCCGGCCACCCCGGACGTCCGCTCCCACCTGGAGGCCTGGTCCGACATGGTGTGCACCTTTGCCGGCCTGCCGCCCCTGCCGGACGGCGTGACACCCCTGCCGCACCGCCGTCGGAACTGA
- a CDS encoding DUF6421 family protein has product MTETLTTAVTGISADNQDWLRLKAAATAIQHLQAQDGSIPDPAAHAEAAACVSGLVNAVRSLTPAFPHDAAYLEAVCVDFAAWADAGFGTPDFLSSLLAFQPQEQRRDGLQHLVVFPMYTQNGSSSRLVEAVLVEVIWPEFIAGLEAGDYSNKLFVPIRFVDFTAGYDTNSAVLFPETVAVSRTPTFTWGAIFADREAARFRRVLKAAAETTSLELPEGAAELLADQDLTEATFVMWDLIHDRTHMRGDLPFDPFMIKQRMPFFLYSLEELRCDLTAFRESVRIEHNEDADPEARRHAKLVQYAIIFDRIFRFAITGSRVRNYDGLGGQLLFAWLHQQRVLHWTDTRLTIDWDEVPNAVIALGASIDDLYWRSIDRPKTAHWLAAYELISATVTPHPASVWAQGPQALPLAGPPRGLTDQVLDDEFPLSMFYEALEKKMRPVIESTAGITGATALATAQ; this is encoded by the coding sequence ATGACCGAAACCCTGACCACCGCCGTGACCGGGATTTCCGCGGATAACCAGGACTGGCTGCGGCTCAAGGCCGCCGCCACTGCCATCCAGCACCTCCAGGCCCAGGACGGGTCCATCCCGGATCCTGCCGCCCATGCTGAGGCGGCGGCGTGCGTCAGCGGCCTGGTCAACGCCGTCCGCTCCCTCACCCCTGCCTTTCCACATGACGCCGCCTACCTGGAAGCAGTCTGCGTGGACTTCGCCGCCTGGGCGGACGCCGGATTCGGCACCCCCGATTTCCTGTCCTCCCTGCTGGCCTTCCAGCCACAGGAGCAGCGCCGGGACGGCCTCCAGCACCTGGTGGTCTTCCCCATGTACACGCAGAACGGCAGCAGCAGCCGCCTGGTTGAGGCGGTACTGGTGGAAGTCATCTGGCCAGAATTCATTGCCGGGCTGGAGGCCGGGGACTACTCGAACAAGCTGTTCGTCCCCATCCGCTTCGTGGACTTCACCGCCGGCTATGACACAAACTCGGCCGTGCTGTTCCCCGAGACGGTGGCGGTCAGCAGGACCCCCACCTTCACATGGGGAGCCATCTTCGCTGACCGTGAGGCCGCCAGGTTCCGCCGCGTCCTGAAAGCCGCGGCCGAAACCACGTCCCTTGAGCTGCCCGAAGGGGCGGCGGAGTTGCTCGCGGACCAGGACCTCACCGAGGCGACGTTCGTCATGTGGGACCTGATCCACGACCGGACGCATATGCGCGGCGACCTGCCGTTCGATCCGTTCATGATCAAGCAGCGGATGCCCTTCTTCCTGTATTCCCTGGAAGAACTGCGTTGCGACCTGACCGCTTTCCGTGAGTCAGTGCGCATCGAGCACAACGAGGACGCCGACCCCGAGGCCCGGCGCCACGCCAAACTGGTGCAGTACGCCATCATCTTCGACCGCATCTTCCGCTTCGCGATCACGGGCAGCCGGGTCCGCAATTACGACGGCCTGGGCGGGCAACTCCTCTTCGCCTGGCTGCACCAGCAGCGCGTCCTGCACTGGACGGACACCCGGCTCACCATTGACTGGGACGAGGTACCCAACGCCGTCATCGCCCTGGGTGCCAGCATCGACGATCTTTACTGGCGCTCCATCGACCGCCCTAAGACCGCCCACTGGCTCGCTGCCTACGAGCTGATCTCCGCGACGGTCACGCCGCACCCGGCATCGGTCTGGGCACAGGGACCACAGGCCCTGCCGCTGGCGGGACCGCCGCGCGGGCTGACGGACCAGGTGCTCGACGACGAATTCCCGCTGTCCATGTTCTACGAAGCACTGGAGAAGAAGATGCGGCCCGTCATCGAATCCACGGCCGGCATCACCGGCGCCACCGCCCTGGCCACCGCACAGTGA
- a CDS encoding sulfurtransferase gives MPYPAEQNEKFAAYAHPERLVSTEWLAAALESGATANGELVVVESDEDVLLYETGHIPGAVKIDWHTDLNDEVTRDYVDGAAFAELAASKGISRDSTVVIYGDKSNWWAAYALWVFTLFGHQDVRLLDGGRDKWIAEGRALTTEKPAPARGDYPVVERNDAPIRAFKEDVLAHLGKGPLIDVRSPEEYTGQRTHMPAYPEEGALRGGHIPTAASIPWARAAAADGTYRSREELEALYLGEAGLGEGDDVVAYCRIGERSSHTWFALKYLLGFESVRNYDGSWTEWGNAVRVPIVKGAERGSVPVTVGA, from the coding sequence ATGCCCTACCCCGCAGAACAAAACGAGAAGTTCGCAGCCTATGCCCACCCCGAGCGGCTGGTTTCCACCGAGTGGCTTGCCGCGGCGCTGGAGAGCGGCGCCACAGCCAACGGTGAGCTGGTGGTGGTGGAATCCGACGAGGACGTCCTCCTGTACGAAACCGGCCACATCCCCGGCGCGGTCAAGATCGACTGGCACACGGACCTGAATGACGAAGTCACCCGTGACTACGTGGACGGGGCTGCGTTCGCGGAGCTGGCGGCGTCGAAGGGCATTTCGCGCGACAGCACCGTGGTCATCTACGGCGACAAGTCCAACTGGTGGGCAGCGTACGCATTGTGGGTCTTCACCCTCTTCGGCCACCAGGACGTGCGGCTCCTCGACGGCGGCAGGGACAAGTGGATCGCCGAAGGACGGGCACTCACCACGGAGAAGCCCGCACCGGCCCGGGGCGACTACCCGGTTGTCGAGCGCAATGATGCGCCCATCCGCGCCTTCAAGGAAGACGTCCTGGCCCACCTGGGCAAGGGTCCGCTGATCGACGTCCGTTCCCCCGAGGAGTACACCGGCCAGCGCACCCACATGCCGGCCTACCCGGAAGAAGGCGCTCTTCGCGGCGGCCACATCCCCACCGCCGCTTCAATTCCCTGGGCCCGTGCCGCAGCTGCCGACGGCACCTACCGCAGCCGTGAGGAGCTCGAGGCCCTCTACCTTGGCGAGGCGGGCCTGGGTGAAGGCGACGACGTCGTGGCCTACTGCCGCATCGGCGAACGTTCCAGCCACACCTGGTTCGCCCTGAAATACCTCCTGGGCTTTGAGTCCGTCCGCAACTACGACGGCTCCTGGACCGAGTGGGGCAATGCTGTGCGTGTACCGATCGTCAAGGGTGCCGAACGCGGCTCTGTTCCGGTCACAGTGGGCGCCTGA
- the ybaK gene encoding Cys-tRNA(Pro) deacylase produces the protein MARRNAAQGTPATAALAAAGVSFVLHPYAHDPSVASYGIEAAEALGMDPSKVFKTLMVEVEGRLAVGIVPVSGSLDLKAFAAAMGAKKAAMADPAAAQRRTGYVLGGISPLGQRLPSPTVLDSSALALDTLLVSGGKRGLDIELAPADLVRLTGASTAAISSLGGHGG, from the coding sequence ATGGCTCGCAGGAACGCGGCACAGGGAACCCCGGCAACAGCGGCACTGGCCGCGGCCGGGGTTTCCTTTGTGCTGCATCCCTATGCCCACGACCCCTCCGTTGCCAGCTACGGCATTGAAGCGGCCGAGGCGCTGGGCATGGACCCGTCGAAGGTCTTCAAGACCCTGATGGTGGAGGTGGAAGGCAGGCTGGCCGTGGGCATCGTACCGGTCAGCGGAAGCCTTGACCTGAAGGCATTCGCGGCAGCCATGGGCGCCAAGAAAGCGGCCATGGCTGATCCCGCAGCGGCGCAGCGGCGGACGGGCTACGTGCTCGGCGGCATTTCCCCGCTTGGCCAGCGGCTGCCCTCCCCCACTGTGCTGGACTCCAGCGCCCTGGCGCTGGACACACTGCTGGTTTCCGGCGGAAAGCGCGGCCTGGACATCGAACTGGCGCCCGCCGACCTGGTCCGCCTCACCGGCGCCAGCACCGCAGCCATCAGTTCATTGGGCGGGCACGGCGGGTGA
- a CDS encoding alpha/beta hydrolase family protein, whose translation MALFDRTPPAPVHSPPDSGGMSARAKWAIGGAIGGGSVAGLLATGSSALAVYFARRVITPARQRTADQEVLAVIRDGQRHHAIFAATGDTTVDGVYGFFFDGGKGHARIGRIVSYSPADRTVLREVEAVYAGDLSSARRGWWSGAIHPDPAAVGIPYEDVLIDVDRGQAPAWLVRAGGTARTWAVMVHGRGATRQEALRAVGPALELGLTSLLVSYRNDGLAPSADDGRYGLGSTEWRDIEAAIEYALANGAEEVVLFGWSMGGAICLQTADLSRFRHLIRAMVLDAPVTDWVNVLAHHAQLNRIPSLVGRYGQLMLGHPLGRRLTGLSAPVDLKAMDWVSRAVELRTPTLILHSVDDEYVPYGPSAQLAERNPEMVTFEPFQRARHTKEWNVDRERWESRVKAWLRQQLAPRLNPGALASPAVPAQ comes from the coding sequence ATGGCACTTTTCGATCGAACCCCACCGGCCCCCGTCCACAGCCCCCCGGATTCCGGCGGAATGTCGGCGCGGGCAAAGTGGGCAATCGGCGGGGCAATCGGCGGCGGCAGCGTGGCGGGGCTCCTGGCCACGGGTTCGTCGGCGCTCGCCGTCTACTTCGCCCGGAGGGTCATCACCCCGGCCCGGCAGCGTACCGCCGACCAGGAAGTGCTCGCCGTCATCAGGGACGGCCAGCGGCACCACGCCATCTTTGCCGCTACCGGGGACACCACGGTGGACGGAGTTTACGGGTTCTTTTTCGACGGCGGGAAAGGGCACGCCCGGATCGGCCGCATCGTCTCCTACTCCCCGGCGGACCGTACGGTCCTTCGGGAGGTGGAGGCGGTCTACGCAGGCGACCTCTCCTCAGCCCGCCGTGGCTGGTGGAGCGGGGCCATCCATCCGGACCCTGCCGCCGTCGGAATCCCCTACGAAGATGTGCTGATCGACGTGGACCGCGGGCAGGCGCCGGCCTGGCTGGTCCGCGCCGGCGGGACCGCCCGTACCTGGGCCGTGATGGTGCACGGCCGCGGTGCCACCCGGCAGGAGGCGCTGCGGGCAGTGGGCCCGGCGCTGGAGCTGGGACTCACCAGCTTGCTGGTTTCCTACCGCAACGATGGCCTGGCGCCGTCGGCCGACGACGGACGCTACGGCCTGGGCTCCACGGAGTGGCGCGACATCGAGGCAGCCATCGAATATGCGCTGGCCAATGGTGCGGAAGAGGTTGTGCTGTTCGGGTGGTCCATGGGCGGCGCCATTTGCCTCCAAACCGCAGACCTGTCCCGCTTCCGGCACCTGATCCGCGCCATGGTCCTCGACGCGCCCGTTACGGACTGGGTGAACGTCCTCGCGCACCACGCCCAGCTGAACAGGATTCCCTCGCTGGTGGGCAGGTACGGCCAGCTCATGCTCGGCCACCCCCTGGGGCGCCGGCTCACCGGGTTGTCCGCGCCTGTTGACCTGAAGGCGATGGACTGGGTGTCCCGGGCCGTGGAGTTGCGGACGCCCACGCTGATCCTGCACAGCGTGGATGACGAGTACGTGCCCTACGGCCCCTCCGCGCAGCTGGCCGAACGCAACCCGGAAATGGTGACGTTCGAGCCCTTCCAGCGGGCCCGGCACACCAAGGAATGGAATGTGGACCGGGAGCGCTGGGAAAGCCGGGTCAAGGCGTGGCTGCGGCAACAGTTGGCACCCAGGCTGAATCCGGGCGCTCTGGCTTCACCCGCCGTGCCCGCCCAATGA
- the msrB gene encoding peptide-methionine (R)-S-oxide reductase MsrB, which yields MSIFGNSIFGHNATDLSTTAPEAAPAGSPAAKVAKTDAEWREELTPEEYHVLRQAGTERPFTGEYWDTHTAGVYQCRACGAELFTSNEKFDSHCGWPSFWAPLAEGNVRYIHDRTLGMDRVEVRCAACDSHLGHVFEGEGYGTPTDQRYCINSVSIRLVPAEDPQVSGPGDDS from the coding sequence ATGAGCATCTTCGGAAACAGCATTTTCGGACACAACGCCACAGATTTGTCCACCACGGCGCCGGAGGCAGCACCGGCCGGTTCGCCCGCTGCCAAGGTTGCCAAGACCGACGCCGAGTGGCGCGAGGAACTGACGCCGGAGGAATACCATGTCCTCCGGCAGGCGGGGACCGAGCGTCCGTTTACCGGCGAATACTGGGACACCCACACCGCCGGCGTCTACCAATGCCGCGCCTGTGGCGCAGAACTGTTTACCAGCAACGAAAAGTTCGATTCCCACTGCGGCTGGCCGTCCTTCTGGGCTCCGCTGGCCGAGGGCAACGTCCGCTACATCCACGACCGGACGCTGGGAATGGACCGCGTTGAGGTTCGCTGCGCCGCCTGCGACTCGCACCTGGGGCACGTCTTTGAAGGCGAGGGCTACGGTACTCCTACCGACCAGCGCTACTGCATCAACTCGGTCTCCATCCGGCTGGTTCCGGCGGAAGATCCACAGGTCAGCGGGCCAGGGGACGATTCCTGA
- a CDS encoding threonine aldolase family protein: MTTTAETAAGIRLHDPNVRGFASDNYSGVHPEVLAALAAANDGHQVSYGEDDYTARLQELMEDHFGTGIECFPVFNGTGANVLSLQSLLPRWGAVVCASTAHINMDENGAPERVGGIKLLQVPTPDGKLTPELIDREAWGWGDEHRAQPLAVSITQTTELGTCYTAEEVRAIADHVHAKGMKLHMDGARLANAAAHLQVPLRAFTRDAGVDILSFGGTKNGLLFGEVVVALNPEAAHGLIYLRKMNMQLASKMRFMSAQFIALLEGDLWLRSAAHANAMAARLRAAVDIIDGVQPTQKTESNGVFAILPEGVADRLRASFRFYDWNEATREVRWMCSFDTTEEDVDSFVAALRDELRRHPDGAAGGQSA; this comes from the coding sequence ATGACAACAACCGCTGAAACTGCGGCCGGAATCCGCCTCCACGATCCCAACGTCCGGGGCTTCGCCTCGGACAACTACTCCGGCGTGCATCCGGAGGTCCTCGCCGCCCTCGCCGCAGCCAACGACGGCCACCAGGTCTCCTATGGCGAGGACGACTACACAGCCAGGCTGCAGGAACTGATGGAGGACCATTTCGGAACCGGCATCGAGTGCTTTCCCGTCTTCAACGGCACCGGCGCCAATGTCCTGTCACTGCAGTCCCTGCTGCCACGGTGGGGAGCAGTGGTGTGTGCCTCCACCGCCCACATCAACATGGACGAAAACGGCGCCCCCGAGCGCGTCGGCGGCATCAAGCTCCTCCAGGTGCCGACGCCGGACGGCAAGCTCACGCCCGAACTGATCGATCGCGAGGCGTGGGGCTGGGGCGACGAGCACCGGGCCCAGCCGCTGGCTGTTTCCATCACCCAAACAACCGAGCTTGGCACCTGCTATACCGCCGAGGAAGTTCGTGCCATCGCTGACCACGTCCATGCCAAGGGGATGAAGCTCCACATGGACGGCGCCCGGCTGGCCAACGCCGCCGCCCACCTGCAGGTCCCGCTGCGCGCGTTCACCCGGGACGCCGGTGTGGACATCCTGTCCTTCGGCGGCACCAAGAACGGCCTGCTCTTCGGCGAAGTGGTGGTGGCCCTGAACCCGGAAGCCGCCCACGGGCTCATTTACCTGCGCAAGATGAACATGCAGCTGGCATCGAAGATGCGCTTCATGTCCGCCCAGTTCATCGCGCTCCTTGAAGGCGACCTGTGGCTGCGGTCCGCCGCGCATGCCAATGCCATGGCCGCCCGGCTCCGTGCCGCCGTCGACATCATCGACGGGGTGCAGCCCACCCAGAAGACTGAATCCAACGGCGTGTTCGCTATCCTTCCCGAAGGCGTGGCGGACAGGCTGCGGGCCTCGTTCCGGTTCTACGACTGGAACGAGGCCACCAGGGAGGTGCGCTGGATGTGCTCCTTCGACACCACGGAAGAGGATGTGGATTCCTTTGTTGCCGCACTCCGCGACGAACTCCGGAGGCACCCGGATGGCGCAGCCGGCGGACAGTCCGCCTAG
- a CDS encoding SufE family protein has protein sequence MTTQALPTALAAIVDDFQALSEPERLQLLLEFSQGLPELPERLRDHPELLEQVVECQSPLFLTIETEEVGPATEVRLFFKAPAEAPTTRGFAGVLHEGLDGLTAEEILSVPDDMPELLGLTRAITPLRMRGMTAMLGRIKRKVAAASAAGS, from the coding sequence ATGACTACTCAAGCTTTGCCCACCGCGCTGGCGGCGATCGTGGACGACTTCCAGGCCCTGTCCGAACCCGAGCGGCTGCAGCTGCTGCTGGAGTTCTCCCAGGGACTGCCGGAACTGCCCGAGCGGCTCCGGGACCACCCGGAACTGCTGGAACAGGTGGTGGAGTGCCAGTCCCCGCTGTTCCTGACCATCGAGACGGAAGAGGTCGGCCCCGCAACCGAGGTTCGGCTGTTTTTCAAGGCCCCCGCCGAGGCCCCCACCACCCGTGGTTTCGCCGGGGTGCTGCATGAGGGCCTGGACGGCCTCACTGCCGAAGAGATCCTTTCAGTCCCGGATGACATGCCGGAACTGCTTGGCCTGACCAGGGCCATCACTCCCCTGCGCATGCGGGGTATGACCGCCATGCTGGGACGGATCAAACGCAAAGTCGCGGCGGCCTCGGCAGCCGGCAGCTGA
- the zapE gene encoding cell division protein ZapE — protein sequence MVQIEQLAARTPAVSVDELLKGFYPSSRFGQVSFASYRPDPKQPSQSAAVRALEGFADGVGSGNGGGLFRKLFAKKDDSRAGIYLDGGFGVGKTHLLASLWHASPGPKAFGTFVEYTNLVGALSFRKTVEALSSYKLVCIDEFELDDPGDTVLMSRLMRELADAGVKLAATSNTLPGSLGDGRFAAVDFQREIQVLADQFDVIRIDGEDYRHRGLPAAPAPLKNSELSSHMKAEFDGKTVAQDEFSTLIHHLAGVHPSRYRKLIDGIDGVVWRNVETITEQAVALRFVVLADRLYDKDVPILASGVPFDKLFTEEMMTGGYMKKYFRAVSRLTALAREGQNHEPS from the coding sequence TTGGTACAGATCGAACAGCTTGCCGCCCGCACTCCGGCAGTCTCGGTGGATGAACTCCTCAAGGGTTTCTATCCCTCGTCGCGGTTCGGGCAGGTGTCCTTCGCGAGCTACCGCCCCGACCCCAAGCAGCCCAGCCAGTCAGCTGCCGTCCGGGCCCTGGAGGGATTTGCCGACGGCGTAGGGTCCGGAAACGGCGGCGGACTGTTCAGGAAACTGTTCGCCAAGAAGGACGATTCACGCGCCGGCATCTACCTCGACGGCGGGTTCGGGGTGGGTAAGACCCACCTGCTGGCCTCGCTGTGGCACGCGTCGCCCGGACCGAAGGCGTTCGGCACCTTCGTGGAGTACACCAACCTGGTAGGGGCACTGTCGTTCCGCAAGACCGTGGAGGCGCTGAGCAGCTACAAGCTGGTCTGCATCGACGAATTCGAACTCGACGATCCGGGCGACACTGTCCTGATGTCCCGGCTCATGCGCGAACTTGCCGACGCCGGAGTGAAGCTGGCCGCCACGTCCAACACACTGCCCGGTTCGCTGGGTGACGGCCGGTTTGCGGCGGTGGACTTCCAGCGGGAAATCCAGGTGCTCGCGGACCAGTTCGACGTCATCCGGATTGACGGCGAGGACTACCGCCACCGCGGTCTGCCCGCAGCCCCGGCGCCGCTGAAGAACAGCGAGCTCTCCTCCCATATGAAGGCCGAGTTCGACGGCAAGACTGTTGCCCAGGACGAATTCAGCACCTTGATCCACCACCTCGCCGGTGTGCACCCGAGCCGCTACCGCAAGCTGATTGACGGCATCGACGGCGTGGTGTGGCGCAACGTGGAAACCATCACCGAGCAGGCCGTTGCCTTGCGGTTCGTGGTGCTGGCTGACCGGCTTTACGACAAGGACGTCCCCATCCTCGCCAGCGGCGTGCCGTTCGACAAGCTGTTCACCGAGGAAATGATGACCGGGGGCTATATGAAGAAGTACTTCCGTGCAGTCTCGCGGCTCACCGCGCTGGCCCGCGAGGGCCAGAACCACGAACCCTCCTGA
- the fmt gene encoding methionyl-tRNA formyltransferase, with the protein MRVLFAGTPAVAVPSLNALVEAGFQVVAVLTRPDAPIGRKRILTPSPVAARAAELGIEVIHAARIGADTIARISALSPDVAAIVAYGGLVPPAALGVPRHGWINLHFSLLPAWRGAAPVQRAVMAGDDVTGAVTFQLEEGLDTGPVFGTLTETVGPEDTAGELLERLSHSGAVLLTQTLAAVAAGKAVARPQQGDVSLAPKLTLDDGRLDWKKPALALGRQARGVTPEPGAWTVLDGQRVKLEPVRLRPDVAGLAPGSLSVQGRSVLVGTGSHAVELTRIQPAGKKMMAAADWARGMASLESVVFE; encoded by the coding sequence GTGAGGGTCCTCTTCGCGGGTACCCCCGCAGTCGCCGTCCCGTCCCTCAACGCACTGGTGGAGGCAGGTTTCCAGGTCGTGGCCGTCCTGACCCGGCCGGACGCGCCCATCGGCCGGAAGCGGATATTGACCCCCTCGCCGGTTGCCGCCCGGGCAGCGGAACTCGGCATTGAGGTCATCCATGCCGCCCGGATCGGTGCCGACACCATTGCCAGGATTTCCGCACTCAGCCCCGATGTAGCCGCAATCGTTGCCTACGGCGGGCTGGTTCCCCCTGCCGCGCTCGGTGTTCCCCGGCACGGCTGGATCAACCTGCACTTTTCGCTGCTGCCTGCCTGGCGCGGCGCTGCCCCGGTACAGCGGGCCGTCATGGCAGGTGACGACGTCACGGGCGCCGTAACCTTCCAGCTGGAGGAAGGGCTGGACACAGGCCCCGTCTTCGGAACCCTGACGGAAACCGTGGGGCCGGAAGATACCGCGGGGGAGCTGCTGGAACGGCTGTCGCACAGCGGTGCCGTGCTCCTCACCCAAACCCTCGCGGCGGTCGCGGCCGGCAAGGCCGTGGCACGTCCGCAGCAGGGTGACGTGTCCCTCGCCCCAAAGCTGACCCTCGACGACGGCCGGCTGGACTGGAAGAAACCTGCACTGGCCCTTGGCCGCCAGGCGCGCGGCGTCACGCCTGAGCCCGGTGCCTGGACTGTACTGGACGGGCAGCGCGTGAAGCTGGAGCCGGTGCGGCTGCGGCCGGACGTGGCCGGCCTGGCCCCGGGATCCCTTTCCGTCCAGGGCAGGAGCGTGCTCGTGGGCACGGGCTCGCATGCCGTGGAACTCACCAGAATCCAGCCTGCGGGCAAGAAAATGATGGCCGCTGCCGACTGGGCACGCGGTATGGCTTCCCTTGAAAGCGTGGTGTTCGAATGA
- a CDS encoding SDR family oxidoreductase: protein MNRPANILVTGGSGASGIAVARALHAAGHCVFTVGSDLARIKAAAGQAGDGVAPFVCDLSRLGEVRQLRKDVSAAAGGSIDAVIHLVGGWRGAQGITDQSDDDWDFLERGAITTLRNVSRVFYDDVAASPTGRFAIVSSTAVDRPTAGTASYVAAKAAAEAWTMAIADGFRRAAPRDGSGADDARQAAAVVLVVKALVDDGLRRSHPERSFPGATEVADLARAVVGLFEAPAGDLNGRRLLLAE, encoded by the coding sequence GTGAACCGCCCGGCCAACATCCTGGTCACGGGCGGCAGCGGGGCGTCCGGCATCGCTGTGGCCCGGGCACTGCACGCCGCAGGACACTGCGTCTTCACCGTCGGTTCCGACCTGGCCAGGATCAAGGCAGCTGCAGGACAGGCGGGCGACGGCGTCGCTCCCTTCGTCTGCGACCTCAGCAGGCTTGGTGAGGTCCGGCAGTTGCGGAAAGACGTTTCGGCCGCTGCCGGCGGCAGCATTGACGCGGTGATCCACCTGGTGGGCGGCTGGCGCGGCGCGCAAGGCATCACCGACCAGAGCGACGACGACTGGGACTTCCTGGAGCGGGGAGCCATCACCACGCTTCGCAACGTCTCACGCGTTTTCTACGACGACGTCGCAGCCTCCCCAACAGGCCGCTTCGCCATCGTGTCCTCCACCGCAGTGGACAGGCCGACCGCAGGAACGGCCAGTTACGTTGCCGCGAAAGCGGCCGCCGAAGCGTGGACCATGGCGATTGCGGACGGCTTCCGCCGGGCGGCTCCCCGCGACGGAAGCGGCGCGGACGACGCCCGCCAGGCAGCCGCCGTCGTCCTGGTGGTCAAAGCCCTGGTGGACGACGGGCTGCGCCGCAGCCACCCTGAGCGGTCCTTCCCCGGCGCCACGGAGGTGGCAGACCTGGCGCGCGCCGTCGTCGGACTGTTTGAGGCACCGGCCGGCGACCTGAACGGCCGGCGGCTGCTGCTGGCGGAGTGA
- the def gene encoding peptide deformylase, with product MAILNIRIIGDPVLRTVAEPVTEFGPELAKLVADMTETMEDVDGAGLAAPQVGVSKRVFTYRIDGVEGHIINPVLENSDDFQQDQVEGCLSIPGLGFPVRRYRSTRVTGVDMNGNPVTVEGEGLLARCFQHENDHLDGILYTDRLEGEDRKSALRSIRNANYDAVTKRTTAKRAKTVGSSFGGASFGGAAGAKG from the coding sequence ATGGCAATTCTGAATATCCGCATCATCGGTGATCCTGTGCTCCGCACAGTCGCTGAACCTGTGACGGAATTCGGGCCTGAACTGGCAAAGCTGGTGGCGGACATGACCGAAACCATGGAGGACGTGGACGGCGCCGGGCTCGCCGCGCCCCAGGTCGGCGTCAGCAAACGGGTCTTCACCTACCGCATCGACGGGGTCGAGGGGCACATCATCAACCCGGTGCTGGAAAACAGCGACGACTTCCAGCAGGACCAGGTAGAGGGCTGCCTGTCCATCCCCGGCCTCGGGTTCCCCGTCCGCCGTTACCGCTCCACCCGCGTCACCGGCGTGGACATGAACGGCAACCCGGTCACCGTTGAGGGCGAAGGGCTGCTGGCACGCTGCTTCCAGCACGAGAACGACCACCTGGACGGCATCCTCTACACGGACCGGCTGGAGGGTGAAGACCGCAAGTCCGCCCTGCGCTCCATCCGCAACGCGAACTATGACGCCGTCACGAAACGGACCACAGCGAAGCGCGCCAAAACAGTCGGCTCAAGCTTCGGGGGCGCGAGTTTCGGCGGCGCGGCCGGTGCCAAGGGGTGA
- a CDS encoding antitoxin has protein sequence MGLIDDLKGKAQGLIRGNEQAIKNGINKAGDFVDTKTGGKYSGHVDKIQHGASKLIDKNGTPGQAPAAGQVPPVTPVNPVPPADRTP, from the coding sequence GTGGGACTGATTGACGATCTAAAGGGCAAGGCTCAGGGTCTCATCCGCGGCAACGAGCAGGCCATCAAGAACGGCATCAACAAGGCCGGTGATTTCGTCGATACCAAGACCGGAGGCAAGTACTCCGGCCACGTCGACAAGATCCAGCATGGCGCTTCCAAGCTCATTGACAAGAACGGTACCCCCGGCCAGGCACCTGCCGCCGGGCAGGTTCCGCCGGTCACTCCCGTCAACCCGGTTCCGCCGGCTGACAGGACACCGTAA